The genome window CAAAGCTACCAAGATCTCAGAGTTATCAAGATCTCAAAATTACCAAGATTTCGTAGTTATCAAGATCTTAATGTTATCAAAGTCTCAAAGTTGTCAAGATCTCCAAGTTATCAAGGTCTCAGAGTTACCAAGATCTCAAAGTTGCCCAAATCTGAAGATTATCAAGGTTTCAGAATTACCAAGATCTCACAGTTATCAAGATCTCAAAGTTGCCAAGATCTCAATATTGTCTATTTGACAAATATCTCGGCAAAGAAACACACGTGTGAATAAAACTGAGATTTctagattattttaaaaatcaatattgcgAATCAGCTTCTTCTACTAAGATCATCGACAGATTTTAGAAATCTTGGAACATTCATCGATACTTAAACGATCTTAATAACTGGAACGCTTGAACTTGGTTGATTTCATTGGTTCAAAGCAAATTGAACTGTTTGAATTGCTTTTTCCCAATTGATTCATTGGGGAATATTAAAAGGGACAAGTGTTTGGATGTTGTTTGGAAAAGCTTTACTAGGGAATGGAACTGATGGCCATTTATCGGGTGGGATATTTGTCGAACGCTcgcgaaatattcattaaatactgGCCAAATAGAAAGGGAAACGTTCATCGAATTACTTACTCCAATATTCGAAAAAGTCCGGCGAACGATTGAAGATTCATTACGCGCGGCGATCGATCGCCCGTTAAACGTAATCAAGTGGAATTCGTTGAATtacatattctttaaataaaatcgaGAATATTCGACAGTCGAATAAATTGAACATCGGTTACGGGACCTGTTAAATGCTCGTCGAAGGGAATCGAAATGTTTTCGATGATTAAACATTCTTTCACACTAGTCctcgaaaaatgaaaatcactcatcttgtatttcttttttttagcgattattaaaattagatgcttctctgggagttaatgaaacaattgatttggcaatatgcgaattgaatcatgaatcaattaaagtttcaatagctgcactcttgaagtttctatagggaagtttcaaaaagtcaatttcttataatgtaatataaattataactatattatatattacattatatccatcttataatgtaacataaattataactatattatatattacattataaccatcttataatgcaatataaattataaccaTATCATATGTTACATTATAAGGTGATTATAACGTAACATAAATTACAaccatattatatataacatcaTCACCATCTTATACTGTAATACAAATTATAACCACAACCAAAACGGCCACCATTTTCCATTACACTTTCAGTGTTTCTATTGTTAAATGGTTCAACTGAATGATCTCACTGGAGAAATTCCATGGACAAATGAGAATTTAGTCTTTTTACTGTGCAAATATAAACATGAGGACATATTATAGTGGAAAATAACGCGGCGAGAGTAATCCCTCgcataatttctttaatacctATAACTATCCGATGTTTTATCTTATCAGACGTCACTTTCGCCAGCGGGCTAGTATAAAAGAGCAAGTTCTGTCGGCTACTCGACGCAATCGAGTCAGAGAGACACAGGACAACATGTTCAAAATAATTGTGGTCGTACTTGCTCTAACCGCTGGGACCGTGGTCTCTGGGAACGCGAGCGATGAGCTTGATCTAATCAATGTTAACGTGAATGTACTCGGTGATCAATCTGACGATGGCAGTTcaggtaatatatatatattgaaatataaaattgtgtatcagtaatattaataatatatgattGAAGTATGAAGCAATGTTATGCTGATGCTGaggatatataaattataattaaccctttgaactgtgtaggctccagtattgcaccagttacaatattaaatattttaatgaatctttaaaaAACTACCGtaaaatcattagattttccacaggtccaaattttgtactaaggaaaatgaaaaatcgacggaatgttatagcatttctcatttttgctaatactataaaaattagttgtaaaCACAAGGTATacagtatatagtatataattaaaaacataacgCAACGTAATTGTACAAACACATTTTCCTTTCACTGAAGTAGAAATGTAGTcacagtaatttatttttatttaaaacacaaCTGATTTCTCACGTAACAACTACATCAACTCGAACTGTTCGATTGAAAAAGCTTAATTGAGAAACCCAGCAAATCTAGGAGAAAATTAGGTTACCTGTAATCGATAGGCTTCCATTCGTAAAGCAAtgcaatttcaattgaaattcaatcgaaCCCCTGCAAAGGAAATATCGAGCACTATCGAAGAATCTTCTTCTAGCCGGGGAAAAGCACTTCTGCTTGAATTTGCCACTGTTAGGCAACCTGCTTTGCATCACGCTGAACCTACCACGTAACGCGACCCACCCAGGTTCAAACAACGCAACTAAATCAGGTAACGCGTCAGTAATCTTCGATCCACGCCTGAGCAACgatgaaaaaggaagaaattaaaGAAGTCACGAAAAATCAGAGAAAAGAATCGGTTCGATCGAAATTATCGCTGAATTTTATTACCGCGATTTACGCGAACGAGAATTTTTTTACTCGCAAGAGAAACAGTATCGAAgagaaaagatatttatttcgcatagcttaacgaaagaaataatagtcaaccctgtttttgtgcggtagatagggaccgcataaaagaaaccgcacgaaaaagaatgttcagaaatttacgaagtactgagaaagtgatttcaaacaaaataaataattaaattacacatggaatcatataaaaaaaattttatttctcataAATGGAGATATGTTCACGGTGCTCATAATTCGCTACTCGTAATCGATATAATTAATTCACAACATTTCATGTGTTATCACGTAACtccaatttattttacattccgATCGTACCGATTCTATCTTGTCTTTCCCCAAAGCCTGACACTGTCATCTTCCCACGATCTCTGCCAAACGAATCATTACAATTACACCATGAAACAAATCTATGGGGTAGGCTAATATTTCAAACGATTCAGCGGGGACTTTCTTGTAGATGGGGCGAAAGGTGGCCTTGAGGGTCTGGTAGACGACCTTGGGGGCGTGTTAGACGACCTTGGCGGAACCTTGGATAATGTTGTGAAAAATTTGTTGCCAGGTAACACGGCCATAACGGCGAACAATGGAACAGAAACTCGTTTAGATCGAATCGGAAACAGTCGTTGAATAGAATCTTATAAAATCCAGTTGATGTATTCTTAATTAGGCTAATTAGTTAGTTGCCAAGTGAAGTAAACGGAACAAAGGATTCACAAAATCGTGGCGAACTTTTTAGGTGGGAACAAAGGAAACTCCAGCAGGCTGTTAGGCTCGGGTTCTGTGCTTAGCATCAACTTGAATATACTGGGAAATCAAACGAAAACGAAAGCTTCAGGTAACATGGTGTCTCTGATATTTTTTGGATAGGTAGAATCATTAATGATAAGACGAACTCGAATTAGAAAGTAATTAACATTATCTTAATACTGGAATTATTTACCAGTTAAAATGTTTCGCGATTATTTATATCAAAGCATTGAACACTCGAAATGATCtcgacaataaataatttcactcgaaTGCT of Nomia melanderi isolate GNS246 chromosome 5, iyNomMela1, whole genome shotgun sequence contains these proteins:
- the LOC116424478 gene encoding uncharacterized protein LOC116424478; amino-acid sequence: MFKIIVVVLALTAGTVVSGNASDELDLINVNVNVLGDQSDDGSSAGEKHFCLNLPLLGNLLCITLNLPRNATHPGSNNATKSDGAKGGLEGLVDDLGGVLDDLGGTLDNVVKNLLPGGNKGNSSRLLGSGSVLSINLNILGNQTKTKASDSLITLTLNVLGDESHPKLNQSDPSSDWNKNNNGDEQGSSKSSENSGEVDKLRIHIGKFPFIHQ